Part of the Triticum urartu cultivar G1812 chromosome 2, Tu2.1, whole genome shotgun sequence genome, tgtcactgggtaaggacatcgcaagatcaaacccaaagcttagcacttctcccatggcaagaactaccaatctagttggccaaaccaaacggataattcgaagagacttgcaaagataaccaatcatacataaaagaatccagagaagattcaaatattattcacagatagacttgatcataaacccacaattcatcggtctcaacaaacacaccgcaaaaagaagattacatcgaatagatctccacaagagggggagaactttgtattgagattcaaagagagagaagaagccatctagctactaactatggacccgaagatctgaggtaaactactcacacttcatcggagaggctatgatgatgtagaagccctccgtgatgacggacctcttccggtggagctccgaaacaggccccaagatgggatctcgtggatacagaaagttgcaacggtggaattaggtttttggctcctgttttgatcgtttgggggtacgtgtgtatatataggaggaagaagtacgccggaggagcaacgaggggctcACGAGTCAACCTGGCAATGGTTAACCGTTCCCCGTGTCCCCGCGGGTAATTAATATATCAGGGGACAGGGATATACCAATATTAATATCCATGGGGAAGCATTTGGGTGAAATACCTTACCCAGTGGGTAAATGGGGATGGGGACggcatgacattacccatacccGATACCCGGCTTACCCGTAACCTATTAACACTACCGCCCATTGGAGTTGTTGGACAGCCCAACTGGCCCAAAAGCCCAATAATTTCTAACCTAAACCTAGCCACACGCCCACACCTCTCCCTCAGTTCTTTCCCTCCTCCACTCCCTAACCTAGCCCACAGCCGCCTCTCTGCTCCCGACCCCAACCCCGAGGCCCGATCCAGAAATCACCACCGCAATCTCCGGCGCTGCCCTGCTCCACCACAACCGCCGGTCGGCTCCTCGCTTCTGCCACCCGGACCCAGCCCACCCCTCCATCTTCTCCTCGGTCCTCCCCAGTAGCATACAACGGCGCCCACACGAGCCTCCGTTTGCCCATCTCCTCCCACGGCCGGACCTGTGCGGGTGGAGGACGGGCTGGTCGTGGGACGGGGAgtgggagaggaggaggacgcccCCCCCCAAACCGAAGCCTCCATCCAGCACGTCCCCGTCCCTCACCGGCAGCGGCAAGCCTCCACCGAGTCCGTCATCGTCCATCACCGGCAAGCATCTTGCAAGTCCATCCTCATCACCATCCGTCGCCGGCCGAAACACAAAGATTGGGTGAGAATCACTACTAAGCTTGCACTAGTTCATTACCTAGGGTTTTATCTAGGAATATAGGCGGGCGTATTAGTTTCTAATTCATAATCTGGTTAACTATAGCATGTCCGGTGGTAGCATGTCCACACCACCAACAGATAGTGGTGGCCAAGATGTAGTTGCATATTCAGGGACAGGAAGTGTACCTCAAATGGATgcaatggaggaggaggaggatgacttCGACGAGTCCGTTGATTACCATGAGTTTGCAGATCTTATTTTTATTTCAGATGAAGAGGAAGATGGTGCTGAAGGGGATGAAGAGGAAGATGATGCTGAAGAGGAGGAAAATGTGGAAGTTGCATCCAAAAGAAAACTCAATTCGGTTGTGTGGGCTGAGTTCAAGAGAGTGAAGGATGCAGTAAAATGGAAGGCTAAGTGTGTTTATTGCAATAAGGAGCTTGGAGGAGCACCAAAGAATGGGACCAAACATCTTCATTACCACTTAGGCATTTGTGTATTGAGAAAGATCAAGACCAAGGGAAATAAAACCCTTAGTCAATCTTCTCTGAGGTTTGGTTCTGCTAGCCAAGGAAAAGCACCCGTGGAGAATTACACATTTGATCAGGCTTGTGCTAGAAAGGAGTTGGCATCCATGATAGTGTTGCATGAGTATCCCTTGTCTATAGTCGATCATGCAGGTTCCCGAAGATTCGTTAGTTCCCTTCAACCATTATTTAAAATGGTGGCAAGAAACACTATTAGGTAGTTTTTTTGCATTGTTTATTTGGTATGCATTGCAATATTGTATTCCTTCACTATCTGACTAGTATATAATTCATTCATAGGAAGGATATTGTGGATGCATACAAAGTTGAAAGGAAGAAGGCTATTGAGTATATGGCTAGAAATAAATCAAGAGTGGCTATTACTACTGATATGTAGACGGCTGACAACCAAAAGAAAGGTTACATGGCAATCACAGGCCATTTCATTGATGATTCTTGGAAGCTTAGGAGTGTTATCGTGAGGTATATGTTGCTGCTTGTTTTCATATGCTGCTGTCTTGTTTACATATGGTGCTCTTTTATTACTATAGTGCATTTTCTTGTGAGTATAAGATGTTGTTTTTCAATATATGTTCTATATGGTGCTCTTTTATTACTTAGTGCATTTTCTTGTGAATATAAGATGTTGTTACTCAATATATACTGCTGGTTATGTAGGTTTATTTATGTTCCTACTGCTCACACCAGAGAGGTTA contains:
- the LOC125541225 gene encoding zinc finger BED domain-containing protein RICESLEEPER 4-like → MSGGSMSTPPTDSGGQDVVAYSGTGSVPQMDAMEEEEDDFDESVDYHEFADLIFISDEEEDGAEGDEEEDDAEEEENVEVASKRKLNSVVWAEFKRVKDAVKWKAKCVYCNKELGGAPKNGTKHLHYHLGICVLRKIKTKGNKTLSQSSLRFGSASQGKAPVENYTFDQACARKELASMIVLHEYPLSIVDHAGSRRFVSSLQPLFKMVARNTIRKDIVDAYKVERKKAIEYMARNKSRVAITTDM